From Methanotorris formicicus Mc-S-70, the proteins below share one genomic window:
- a CDS encoding ABC transporter substrate-binding protein, translated as MKFFAVFYGDDDYKKSENYFQDAWRVRNSILRKVYDIDNYPKVAFFYWSPTKGPYVWGAQNFRPKWINMVKGEYIFNDIPGTGGSYMDKETFYERAMDADVVILHTMGGNITTKEQLLNLNPDFANFKAFKNGRFYALPYDNTKREVLDPAGIMLDYAKAIHPEVLGDNTKYLIKIN; from the coding sequence ATAAAATTTTTTGCGGTATTTTATGGTGATGATGATTATAAAAAATCTGAAAACTACTTCCAAGATGCATGGAGGGTAAGAAATAGTATCTTAAGAAAAGTTTATGATATAGATAATTACCCAAAAGTTGCATTCTTCTACTGGTCACCGACAAAAGGTCCTTACGTTTGGGGAGCACAAAACTTTAGACCAAAATGGATAAACATGGTTAAAGGGGAATACATCTTTAACGACATTCCAGGGACAGGAGGAAGTTATATGGATAAAGAGACATTTTATGAAAGGGCTATGGATGCGGATGTCGTTATTTTACATACAATGGGTGGGAATATAACAACAAAAGAGCAATTACTTAACCTAAACCCTGATTTTGCTAACTTCAAAGCATTTAAAAATGGAAGATTTTATGCTCTACCTTATGACAATACAAAAAGAGAAGTTTTAGACCCTGCTGGAATCATGCTTGACTATGCAAAAGCCATACATCCTGAAGTACTTGGGGACAATACTAAGTATTTAATAAAGATAAACTAA